One Solirubrobacter pauli DNA segment encodes these proteins:
- a CDS encoding aspartate aminotransferase family protein, with product MSVLAETGLDPAFWSDVDRHVIRYNPTFVPAIVERAEGSLLYTSDGRELIDFTSGQMSSILGHSHPAITATIREAAGTLDHLFSGMLSRPVVELSRRLAESLPDPLNKAMLLTTGAEVNEAALRLAKLVTGKHEVVAFSRSWHGMTLGAANATYSAGRKGYGPAAPGNFALLTPDPYRPDLTDADGNLDWRRQLDVGFQLIDAQSTGALAACIVEPILSSAGIVVPPVGYFRALREHCDRRGMLLIFDEAQTALYRTGDRYGFERDGVVPDIITMSKTLGAGLPLAAVVTTDEIEAAAYERKFLFYTTHVSDPLVASVGNTVLDVLENDGVGAGVAAKGELLANGLRELQERHAVIGDVRGRGLMQGLEIVLDRDTKEASPALGTAVTDRCLELGLHMNIVNLPELSGTFRIAPALTTTDEQLTLGLEILDQALTDVAPRFV from the coding sequence ATGAGCGTGCTTGCCGAGACCGGGCTGGACCCGGCGTTCTGGTCCGACGTCGACCGTCATGTCATCCGTTACAACCCGACGTTCGTCCCGGCGATCGTCGAGCGCGCCGAGGGCAGCCTGCTCTACACGAGCGACGGCCGCGAGCTGATCGACTTCACGTCGGGCCAGATGAGCTCGATCCTCGGCCACTCGCACCCCGCGATCACGGCGACGATCCGCGAGGCCGCGGGCACGCTCGACCACCTCTTCAGCGGCATGCTCTCGCGTCCGGTCGTCGAGCTCTCGCGCCGCCTGGCCGAGTCGCTGCCGGACCCGCTCAACAAGGCGATGCTGCTCACCACCGGCGCGGAGGTCAACGAGGCCGCGCTGCGTCTGGCGAAGCTCGTCACCGGCAAGCACGAGGTCGTCGCCTTCAGCCGCTCCTGGCACGGCATGACGCTCGGCGCGGCCAACGCCACCTACAGCGCGGGCCGCAAGGGCTACGGGCCCGCGGCGCCCGGCAACTTCGCGCTGCTCACGCCGGATCCGTACCGCCCGGACCTGACCGACGCGGACGGGAACCTCGACTGGCGCCGCCAGCTCGACGTCGGGTTCCAGCTGATCGACGCGCAGTCGACCGGCGCGTTGGCCGCGTGCATCGTCGAGCCGATCCTGTCGTCCGCCGGCATCGTCGTCCCGCCCGTGGGCTACTTCCGCGCGTTGCGCGAGCACTGCGACCGCCGCGGCATGCTGCTGATCTTCGACGAGGCCCAGACCGCGCTGTACCGCACCGGCGACCGCTACGGCTTCGAGCGCGACGGCGTCGTGCCCGACATCATCACGATGTCCAAGACGCTCGGCGCGGGCCTGCCCCTGGCCGCCGTCGTCACGACGGACGAGATCGAGGCCGCCGCCTACGAGCGCAAGTTCCTCTTCTACACGACCCACGTCTCCGACCCGCTCGTCGCGTCGGTCGGCAACACCGTGCTCGACGTGCTCGAGAACGACGGCGTCGGCGCCGGCGTGGCCGCGAAGGGCGAGCTGCTCGCCAACGGCCTGCGCGAGCTGCAGGAGCGCCACGCCGTGATCGGCGACGTCCGCGGCCGTGGACTCATGCAGGGCCTGGAGATCGTGCTCGACCGCGACACCAAGGAAGCCTCGCCCGCCCTCGGCACCGCCGTGACCGACCGCTGCCTCGAGCTCGGACTGCACATGAACATCGTCAACCTGCCCGAGCTCTCCGGCACCTTCCGGATCGCCCCCGCCCTGACGACCACCGACGAGCAGCTCACCCTCGGCCTCGAGATCCTCGACCAGGCGCTCACCGACGTCGCCCCGCGCTTCGTGTAA
- a CDS encoding DUF6282 family protein, whose product MREREEIVRICCVPEHPVPSARARELVRGGFDPYVHAAPDFAPRRITDLELARRHAELGLAGFALTSHYTATAERAAVVNAAVGRALAVGSIVLNHAVGGLNATAVEVAARQGARIVWLPTVSALGEFAEVERASGNVPVWVAFERELRAAGAVPGTVPVLDDAGAPLPELLRVLEIVARRRLVLATGHLARAEVFAVVDAAVAAGVETIVVTNPEFPSHKLSPADQVALAERGALLQRALTTPYTGKCTWDELFAATRAVGARHTVWGSDLGQVFNPPVEDGLALLADRHLAAGFSEEEVRIMAVENTRRLAGA is encoded by the coding sequence GTGCGCGAACGCGAAGAGATCGTCAGGATCTGCTGCGTGCCCGAGCACCCCGTCCCGTCCGCTCGCGCGCGGGAGCTCGTGCGCGGCGGGTTCGACCCCTACGTGCACGCCGCGCCGGACTTCGCCCCGCGGCGGATCACCGACCTCGAGCTCGCGCGGCGCCACGCGGAGCTCGGGCTGGCCGGCTTCGCGCTGACGTCGCACTACACGGCGACGGCGGAGCGCGCGGCCGTGGTCAACGCCGCGGTCGGACGGGCGCTCGCGGTCGGGTCGATCGTGCTCAACCACGCAGTCGGGGGTTTGAACGCGACCGCGGTGGAGGTGGCCGCGCGGCAGGGCGCGCGGATCGTCTGGCTGCCGACGGTCAGCGCGCTCGGCGAGTTCGCCGAGGTCGAGCGGGCGAGCGGCAACGTCCCGGTGTGGGTGGCGTTCGAGCGTGAGCTGCGCGCCGCGGGCGCGGTGCCCGGGACGGTGCCGGTGCTCGACGACGCCGGCGCGCCGTTGCCCGAGCTGCTGCGGGTGCTCGAGATCGTCGCCCGGCGGCGGCTGGTGCTCGCCACGGGGCACCTCGCGCGCGCCGAGGTGTTCGCGGTGGTCGACGCCGCGGTCGCGGCGGGCGTCGAGACGATCGTCGTGACCAACCCCGAGTTCCCGTCGCACAAGCTGAGCCCCGCCGACCAGGTGGCCTTGGCGGAGCGCGGTGCGCTGTTGCAGCGCGCGCTCACCACGCCGTACACCGGCAAGTGCACGTGGGACGAGCTGTTCGCCGCCACGCGCGCGGTCGGCGCGCGGCACACGGTCTGGGGCAGCGACCTCGGACAGGTGTTCAACCCGCCGGTCGAGGACGGCCTGGCCCTGCTGGCCGACCGCCACCTCGCAGCCGGCTTCAGCGAGGAGGAGGTCCGGATCATGGCCGTGGAGAACACGAGGAGGCTCGCGGGTGCCTAA
- a CDS encoding 4-carboxy-4-hydroxy-2-oxoadipate aldolase/oxaloacetate decarboxylase, with amino-acid sequence MKRELARLGAATVYEASGRRGLVDVELKQLVPHSRACGPARTVRCGQDDNLMVHAAMTRLQPGEVLVLTMPEPRPVALLGDLLLTQAIARGAVAVLVDAAVRDAEELAEMAVPVWARWIRSRGAAKDVVGELDVPVVVGGAAIHPGDLVVLDADGATVVAAARAEAVLAASLEREEKERVKRAQLEAGALSWHLDGLDARV; translated from the coding sequence ATGAAGCGGGAGCTGGCGCGGCTCGGGGCCGCGACCGTGTACGAGGCGTCGGGGCGTCGCGGGCTGGTGGACGTCGAGCTCAAGCAGCTCGTCCCCCACTCGCGCGCGTGCGGTCCGGCGCGCACGGTGCGCTGCGGGCAGGACGACAACCTGATGGTCCACGCGGCGATGACGCGGCTGCAGCCGGGCGAGGTGCTCGTGCTGACGATGCCCGAGCCGCGGCCGGTCGCGCTGCTCGGCGACCTGCTGCTCACGCAGGCGATCGCACGCGGCGCGGTCGCGGTGCTGGTCGACGCCGCCGTGCGTGACGCCGAGGAGCTCGCGGAGATGGCCGTCCCGGTGTGGGCGCGCTGGATCCGCTCCCGGGGTGCCGCGAAGGACGTGGTCGGCGAGCTGGACGTCCCGGTCGTGGTCGGCGGCGCCGCGATCCACCCGGGCGACCTGGTCGTGCTCGACGCGGACGGCGCCACCGTCGTGGCGGCTGCGCGGGCCGAGGCGGTGCTGGCCGCGTCGCTCGAGCGCGAGGAGAAGGAGCGGGTCAAGCGCGCGCAGCTGGAGGCGGGCGCGCTGTCCTGGCACCTCGACGGGCTGGACGCCCGTGTCTGA
- a CDS encoding HEAT repeat domain-containing protein: MTVAELIEQAHQHVPDGLDEPYWQAVRELQQRNDEETYLAAVEQCRSADLDRRALGVDILGQLGFSLNEEDRAFREPTIVLLLELVEREQEPHVLASILDAFGHIHDPRTIGSTVALATHADEHVRLSVVHGLFRHDDDRAVDALLALMEDPDDDVRDWATFELGTINDRDSPRIRDALTARLRDTHRATHDEAIAGLAKRGDPRGLAVLIEDYEDGWEGPMIDEAGELYVEAGLLESWPPPGY; the protein is encoded by the coding sequence ATGACCGTCGCCGAGCTGATCGAGCAGGCCCACCAGCACGTTCCCGACGGCCTCGACGAGCCGTACTGGCAGGCCGTCCGGGAGCTGCAGCAGCGCAACGACGAGGAGACCTACCTCGCCGCGGTCGAGCAGTGCCGCAGCGCGGACCTCGACCGGCGCGCGCTCGGCGTCGACATCCTCGGCCAGCTCGGGTTCTCGCTCAACGAGGAGGACCGGGCGTTCCGCGAGCCCACCATCGTGCTCCTGCTCGAGCTGGTCGAGCGCGAGCAGGAGCCGCATGTGCTCGCGTCGATCCTCGACGCGTTCGGCCACATCCACGACCCGCGCACGATCGGTTCGACCGTCGCCCTGGCCACACACGCCGACGAGCACGTCCGGCTCTCCGTCGTGCACGGCCTGTTCCGGCACGACGACGACCGGGCGGTCGACGCGCTCCTCGCGCTGATGGAGGACCCGGACGACGACGTCCGCGACTGGGCGACGTTCGAGCTCGGCACGATCAACGACCGCGACTCGCCGCGGATCCGCGACGCGCTCACGGCCCGCCTGCGCGACACCCACCGCGCCACGCACGACGAAGCGATCGCCGGTCTCGCCAAGCGCGGCGACCCGCGCGGCCTCGCAGTCCTCATCGAGGACTACGAGGACGGATGGGAAGGCCCGATGATCGACGAGGCCGGCGAGCTCTACGTCGAGGCCGGCCTGCTGGAGTCCTGGCCGCCGCCCGGTTACTGA
- a CDS encoding PIG-L deacetylase family protein, which translates to MPKRVQVIGAHAADFVWRAGGAVAKAVALGGTAEVIALSYGERGESGELWKQEGQTVEQVKRVRHGEAAAAAEHLGASFRCLDFGDYPLQVDGDRLLAIAEAIRAFAPDVLITHTSVDPFNPDHPVAHAAVDRARSLAAGAGVPSAFGTIKPPQLFLFEPHQPELCAFTPTVHVDITSVWERKVAAMGEMQAQRYLQTYYAQRGEQRGNHARRASGRAEVRYAESFMRVLPEVVEEL; encoded by the coding sequence GTGCCTAAGCGCGTCCAGGTGATCGGCGCGCACGCGGCGGACTTCGTCTGGCGCGCCGGCGGGGCCGTGGCCAAGGCGGTCGCGCTCGGCGGCACGGCCGAGGTGATCGCGCTCTCCTACGGCGAGCGCGGGGAGTCCGGCGAGCTGTGGAAGCAGGAGGGCCAGACCGTCGAGCAGGTCAAGCGGGTGCGGCACGGCGAGGCGGCGGCGGCCGCGGAGCACCTCGGCGCGAGCTTCCGCTGCCTAGACTTCGGCGACTACCCGCTGCAGGTCGACGGCGACCGGCTGCTGGCGATCGCGGAGGCGATCCGCGCGTTCGCGCCCGACGTGCTGATCACCCACACGTCGGTCGACCCGTTCAACCCGGACCATCCCGTCGCCCACGCGGCCGTCGACCGCGCGCGGTCACTCGCCGCGGGCGCCGGCGTGCCGAGCGCGTTCGGGACGATCAAGCCGCCGCAGCTGTTCCTGTTCGAGCCGCATCAGCCCGAGCTGTGCGCGTTCACCCCGACGGTGCACGTGGACATCACCTCGGTGTGGGAGCGCAAGGTGGCGGCGATGGGCGAGATGCAGGCGCAGCGGTACCTGCAGACCTACTACGCGCAGCGGGGCGAGCAGCGGGGCAACCACGCGCGGCGGGCGTCCGGCCGGGCCGAGGTGCGCTACGCCGAGTCGTTCATGCGGGTGCTGCCCGAGGTCGTGGAGGAGCTATGA
- a CDS encoding VOC family protein, with amino-acid sequence MSELAHLGPVEVFTPRFDASLAFFVDILGMDVVEQAGPSTYLRGWGDYQRWSVKLTARATSGMGVLGLRAWSPEALARRVAAIEAAGLGLGWTDGDLGRGDAYRFTDPDGHVFELYFECERYAAPPHLAPAHKNVPGRFTGRGCAIKRLDHVNLLAADVRANRDFCVDTLGYRLYERIELDDGSEAGAWMSATIAAHELIYTRDAYGASGRLHHVALWVDTREECLRAADIWVDAGIEIEAAPSKHAIAQGFFLYGIEPGGNRVEVTTGGRFVYAPDEPVVVWTEAERAKGQAWGVKTVPSFHTYGTPPVE; translated from the coding sequence GTGTCTGAGCTCGCGCACCTCGGTCCCGTCGAGGTCTTCACGCCGCGCTTCGACGCGAGCCTCGCGTTCTTCGTCGACATCCTCGGGATGGACGTCGTCGAGCAGGCCGGTCCGTCTACCTATCTGCGCGGCTGGGGCGACTACCAGCGCTGGTCGGTCAAGCTCACCGCGCGCGCGACCAGCGGGATGGGCGTGCTGGGCCTGCGTGCGTGGAGCCCGGAGGCGCTGGCGCGGCGCGTGGCCGCGATCGAGGCGGCCGGCCTCGGCCTCGGCTGGACCGACGGGGACCTGGGCCGGGGCGACGCATACCGCTTCACCGATCCCGACGGCCACGTGTTCGAGCTCTACTTCGAGTGCGAGCGCTACGCGGCCCCGCCGCACCTCGCGCCCGCGCACAAGAACGTCCCCGGGCGGTTCACGGGCCGAGGGTGCGCGATCAAGCGCCTCGACCACGTGAACCTCCTCGCCGCCGACGTGCGCGCCAACCGCGACTTCTGCGTCGACACGCTCGGCTACCGGCTCTACGAGCGCATCGAGCTCGACGACGGGTCCGAGGCGGGCGCGTGGATGAGCGCGACGATCGCCGCCCACGAGCTGATCTACACGCGGGACGCGTACGGCGCGTCCGGGCGGCTGCACCACGTCGCGCTGTGGGTCGACACGCGCGAGGAGTGCCTGCGCGCCGCGGACATCTGGGTCGACGCGGGCATCGAGATCGAGGCGGCGCCGTCCAAGCACGCGATCGCGCAGGGCTTCTTCCTCTACGGGATCGAGCCGGGCGGCAACCGCGTCGAGGTCACCACCGGCGGGCGCTTCGTCTACGCGCCCGACGAGCCGGTGGTCGTCTGGACCGAGGCCGAGCGGGCGAAGGGGCAGGCGTGGGGCGTGAAGACCGTCCCGTCCTTCCACACCTATGGCACGCCGCCGGTCGAGTAG
- a CDS encoding LysR family transcriptional regulator, translating to MLDPRRLRLLIQLESLGTVRAVAQAASMSPSAVSQQLQALERESGASLLERHGRTVALTDAGVALAGHARVILERIDAAEEALRALQDAPAGAVRVSAFTSAMRAFVIDAAAAVAQQHPGISVQLVELEPAENIPALERGEVDLAVVADFGDGTFPHTPHLRSVPLARDELQLVLPPGTTSSGDLADLQDAAWLLDGTELEQHIVRRCRRAGFEPRFAGRLFSHEALLYAVQRGLGVTILPSFVTAPPGTVTLAPLNPVAHRELLVLHREEALTRRSVALTLDVLVAAAYSTGGVP from the coding sequence GTGCTCGACCCGCGCCGCCTCCGCCTGCTGATCCAGCTCGAGAGCCTGGGAACGGTCCGCGCCGTGGCGCAGGCCGCGTCGATGAGCCCGTCCGCGGTCTCCCAGCAGCTGCAGGCGCTGGAGCGGGAGAGCGGCGCGTCGCTGTTGGAGCGCCACGGCCGCACCGTCGCGCTGACCGATGCGGGCGTCGCGCTCGCCGGCCACGCGCGCGTGATCCTCGAGCGCATCGACGCCGCCGAGGAGGCGTTGCGCGCGCTCCAGGACGCACCGGCCGGCGCCGTCCGCGTCTCCGCGTTCACCAGCGCCATGCGCGCGTTCGTGATCGACGCCGCGGCCGCCGTCGCCCAGCAGCACCCCGGCATCAGCGTCCAGCTCGTCGAGCTCGAGCCCGCCGAGAACATCCCGGCGCTGGAGCGTGGGGAGGTCGACCTCGCCGTGGTTGCCGACTTCGGGGACGGCACGTTCCCGCATACGCCGCACCTGCGGTCGGTGCCGCTCGCGCGCGACGAGCTGCAGCTCGTGCTCCCACCCGGGACGACGTCCTCCGGCGACCTCGCCGACCTCCAGGACGCCGCCTGGCTCCTCGACGGCACCGAGCTCGAGCAGCACATCGTCCGCCGCTGCCGCCGCGCGGGCTTCGAGCCCCGCTTCGCCGGCCGCCTGTTCAGCCACGAGGCGCTGCTGTACGCCGTCCAGCGCGGCCTCGGCGTGACCATCCTGCCGTCGTTCGTCACCGCGCCGCCGGGCACGGTCACGCTCGCCCCGCTCAACCCGGTCGCGCACCGCGAGCTGCTCGTCCTGCACCGCGAGGAGGCGCTGACGCGGCGCTCGGTCGCGCTCACGCTGGACGTGCTCGTGGCCGCCGCCTACTCGACCGGCGGCGTGCCATAG